A segment of the Mercurialis annua linkage group LG4, ddMerAnnu1.2, whole genome shotgun sequence genome:
AACCcggttttttttaataaatataattattagtcTTTGTAACagtcataaatattttaatgattaattaaatagtaaatttgatcaataattagttaaaattaaatataagtatatCATATCATGTTCTAGTATTTTAGCCACCCAAAAACTAatagtttcaaatttttaaataataatttaatattataggTTGTATTTGGTACAATCAAATTTGATTTAGACTTAGTTATAGCCACTTGGAcaaattttagataaatacAGTGAAATACTAATCTAAAATTTGTGAAAAGTATTATTCCATGATCAATAAACTTGTAAGTTTGAAATAAATGCTTGTGAAGGATTCCAAAGTGGGTCTAATGCCtcaaaaaatcccgaccttttaaccccttttcaatcctaccatgACGTTGAAAACaggtcaattttatcctattttacatttttgtgtTTCGATTGTATCCTTGAATATTACATTGACGTTTTTTtcgtttggaaaaaattaaaatacgttctccatgtctagtatatattaattgtatatgttgaaaaattatttaaatttaattaaattaattaagaatttaaattagttttactttgattatgattttgagttagtttttaaaaataaaagacttatttttacttttttgaatggaaataaatttaattttatctttaaacttaattaattgaatgatttcatcatttaaataaaaaaattgtaaaaaattaaaatattagagtacaattgaaacgagaaaatgtGAAATAGAGTAACCGGTTTTCAACATCAgagtaaaattgaaaagaagTGAAATGGTTGGggtttttttaaagtattagaCCTTTAAAAGTGAAAGAAAAAgtacatatatttttatgaataaaagtaCATATTTTTAATCACAaggaaaaacaattaattataatatcctGCAAAAATATGATacaaggttttttttttgttaaaatggtATCGACTCTTTCGAGTCTCAGTTGTTAGTTACGGAACCGTGATTTAAACTCATAATTTCTTAATGTACTTAGAGCTGTCCTAATCATTCAAGTTAGGCCCACATCAGCTGATGCAAGGATTGCAAATGCTTAAAACTACGAATAACGAAAAATACTTCCCATAATTTAAGCATTGGAACGGTTAACACATGAAATTATATGATTGTTGATGCTTGTTTTCAATGTAGCATAAGATTACATTATTTACATATTATTATCCAACTGAAAATCATCATATCAAAATCCCTGCATAACATCCTCTTAACCTATAGTGATTAACTTTGTCAAGGATGGAATGAGtccaattttaaatattatatcatatatgCACCTACACTATAAAAAGACTAAATCCATCCTGAAGTCTTtatattatagttttttttatttcaattaatatttaacaagtattttaaatttaagtgatcttttaactatttattttatacacATATGATTCTTGTAGGCATAAAATGTCGTTGTATTATGCAATTAAAACGACAGcgtcttttttataatttcatccGTAAAAAAACTATAAGTGTAcaaattaaatagttaaaaaactttttaaaacaataatatagaaatttaataatGGGTCGAGCCCTATAAAAACAACATATTCCTCATTATTTTTAAGAAGATATTGATGAATTTTGtaccaaaattaataaaatatagtaataatttttGCTTCTCTTCATCCATGTTAATCAGTAAAATCTcacctaataataaattaaagcgAAAGATACACCGAGGTCTCTGaggtatattataattaatagtttattatCCCTTATTAAAGGTTCATTTAATGGTTTTTTAGTTTTAGTTCTGTTATCTGAGAGACCCTTCTATTAATTTGGAGGAACAAATAGTTTAACGAAATTGAAATTATGTATCAAATggttaaacaaaattaaaagtgagggatcaaatTGTTCACGAAATTAAAGATagggtaccaaatcgtttgaaagtaggTGTCGAAATTAACCGATGAGCCTAATAATTAACGGAATTGAAAGTGAGGGACtattaaatagaattttgaaacaaaaagtatcaaactgttaattataatatacttTAGGAATGTCAGcgtaattttctctaaattaaatatactataaattaagttacatttattgtatatttgaaattactaaaaaaataaaaaaaataattcaatacaaaactgatgtataaatacaatataaacttttaaaatgagacatACAAAAATgagatattatttttttaaaatgggtGAAGAGAGTATAATTTATCTCTCTAAATTGAACTTTAAAATCATGCTCATTTATTTTTGgataaagttttattttatttaatcgaattaaattaattttcagatAAAATACTAatgtatgtataatttatatgaGATAACTATACTATTATAATACTTATTTgtcctttaattttattaggttataataaattcttgtatttttattaattttttaattatgttttttaattgaacttaaattcttaatttataaTCGTGAGTTTGTGAATTGACttgtatataaatttaatcaaacattCGCAAATTGACTTATATATAAACTCGATTATAAATTCACAAATTGTCTCGTATATGAGacgattatttatttataagttcTTTTACTatctattaataaataatttttgattaAATATGCATTAATACTCAAATgaatttgtaaatatattttttaaagggtatttatctatttaattatCGGATTTAAATTACATTATCCGCTTAGGAGtataaaccctaaaccctaagtcctattaaaatttataacatatatatatatatatatatatatatatatataaaaaattgtttttgcTTTAAGTAAAATTGTACAGTtttgactaaaataaaattacaatgttTTTTTGAGTGAAACGGTGTAGCTTGAGCGAAAACGACGTAGTTTACATAAAGGACAAAAGGGAATGCACTCCTGAGTTACACTTGTCTTCTTCGGTTCTTCTTTTGATCTCCGACATAAACACAAAACATAAACATATTAATTTCTCTTCCCCGCCGCTGCATGTGCTCTGCCTTTCCGCCGCCCGCTGCTGACCCTGTATTTTTTTACCTCCGCCGAATCTTTTAGGTTTTTTCTACTTTCTTTAGACATTTGATATTAATATTTGTGATAATAGTTGAATTAGTATGTGTTTGGAAAATTGATTGTTAAGTTTTATTCTTGTTCTTAATTAGCTAATAGGTTTTCTTAAACTTAAATTTAGCTCTCAAATGCTGTCTATGTAGGAGTTAAATGAGTAGCGTTCAAAATGAACCCAACTCCAAATGAATTTGATGATCACGAGCTTGTCTCGTTTAGCATCTAAATGAGCTAAAGATGAATCGAGTTTGAGCTCAGCTCATGTTTGTTGAACTAACACATAGGATCACTTCTAGCTGAATATAATCATTGCAGAAAATATAAATGAAACCAGCTCGAGCTCGGTATTCAAAGCTCAAACCGAATATGTACATCTCATTCGTTCATGTAACGAGTTGAACATGTTAGGTTCGGTTCGACTTGATTGCACCCCTAACATTAACTCACCCAACCCGTTTGTTGAATTAAGCCCATAcctatttgtttttttacctTATACCAAGACCGCGGAGCATTTGTTTAAGTTTCagatttaaatttattgatagACCAGTCTGTGGTTTTCTTAGTTCGTTCAAGATTTTGCGGCGATTTGATCTTGCATGTTGAAATTTATTGAAGAATcaaattttttggtttgatcAAGCTCTTACAGCTGTATAATTTTACGTTTTAAGTTTGTAAGACGGCGTGCAATCAAGCTATATATATCTTAGCATAGAAATCTTGTTTTATATTTACTTAGTATAGAGATTTTATTATATGCCGACTCATCAGATATATCCTGAATGCCTACAATTTATATCTGCCTTGGTTTGAGCTAATACAATTATTTCgtcaataaaataaatcataacgaGCCAGTTTGGACGGTGCTGTATGCAGTTGCCTCTATTTCTCAAAGCTACCAAGAAGCACAAACACTTGGCTGTATCATTGCAATCCTCTCTTTTTATCATGGCTTCCTCCACTGTTATCCCTCATTCTTCATCATTTATCTCTAGAAAGGTATTATTACTTCTAAAACTTACAACTGTTGCCTTTATTAAGCAAAAATtgtattgattttgtttctcttttattgccttttctctcttttttattACCTCTTTTAAGCTTTAAGAGGGTTGAGTTTTTCTGAGTTCTGTTATTCTTAACAAAGAATTGACTTTTAATCATTTGTTTGTTCACAGAAGGATCCGGCTCTCTCCGCTTTTTCTTCATCCTCATTGCCATTTTCTTCTATTCCCAAATGCAAAAAATCAATTTCCAAGAAAGTTGTATCAGTTATGGCTCCTCAGCAATCAGAACGCATGCCCGCCACTACTGGTTCTGTAAGTTCtcatttttagtttatattaaatgtgtaatttttttatttgcagcTTTAGTTGGGTTTGCATTTAGTTTAATTACGAGGTTTCGGATTGAAAGGCTGGTTATTGATTATTGGTTTCTGtggattgatttttatttatgcGATTGTTTCATTTCTTTTATTAGTTTTGGTTGTATGTTTATCAATGAGATTCTTTTTGGTGGGATTTGCAGGTGAAAACTGCAATGACAATGACTGAGAAAATATTTGCTAGGGCCTCCGAGAAACCTCAGTTGAGCCCCGGTGAGAATGTTTGGGTCAATGTTGATATATTGATGACTCATGATGTTTGTGGCCCTGGTTCCTTTGGAATCTTTAAGAGAGAGTTTGGGCAAAATGCTAAGGTAATGCTCTGGTTTTGCCTATATTTGATGTTGGTAATAGTATATGCCTTgattttttggtaaaattaGTAATAGAAACTTTTGCTTAGTACTTGTTGAGCTGACCTCACTGCATGAAAAGCATTTGAATTTGTAAGTTCTTACTTGATAATCTTACTACTGTATAGTAAATGAAGTTTACATGAGAATAGTGGGAAACTACgtccttttttatttatgataagCTGAAGTTATCAATACTTGACAGTACTCTTTCTTCTTCCCATTTTTGTATACTTGCATGTTGGATTGTTAAgaaatgaaaatacaaaaaattggATAAACATATGCTTTTCCTTTTGTTATATCGAAACTATCGTTTTGACTTGCTATCTATCTTGAAGGTTTGGGACCGTGAAAAAATTGTTATTATACCAGAGCATTATATATTCACTGCCGATGAACGTGCAAATCGTAATGTGGATATATTGAGGGATTTCTGCCAGGAGCAAAATATAAAGTACTTCTATGATATTAAGGATCGTAGTAATTTTAAGGTAAAATATCATGACTACATGCTTAGTTAACTGCGTATTCTTCTGAGTTAATTACTTTACTGTACTTTTACTGATAGGAGGGGTATTTTACATCCCCACTTTTCAGGTTAACCCTGATTATAAAGGTGTATGCCACGTTGCGCTAGCTCAAGAAGGTCACTGTAGACCAGGAGAGGTGCGATTCTTATCTGTAGACGTTGAATTGACAGACTGTGTCCCTTTATACTGCAGAACAGGAATTATTTATTAACTTCCCCCTCAGGTCCTTTTAGGTACAGACTCTCACACTTGCACTGCTGGAGCATTTGGCCAATTTGCTACTGGAATTGGCAACACAGATGCAGGTTTTGTATTAGGCGCTGGGAAGCTCCTGCTCAAGGTTTGTAATCTTTGTCTAGCAATAGAGTTAATACATTGCTgcatgtttttcttaaatattcTTTGGGCGCCATGCAGTTTCTGACATAATTTTATAGATTAGTGGATACCTTTTGTTTAACCAGAACAAGCCGTGAAGTTGTCTTATTTCTGTAAGAACAAACTTTGGTTAATATACTTAATTTGTTTAAAGAATGAATAAAAATTCGATAGTAAAGAAATTATATAGAATTCGTCATGCATAAATTGTTCTGGCTGTACATGTCTCCTTGACATTTTACAAAAAGACAGACATCCTATACTATAAAAGTTGCTTATTTGGTGATATTCCACTGCTTatgtattgatttatttttttggttttcctTTAATCTAAATTGCAGGTGCCCCCAACTCTGAGATTTGTAATGGATGGTGAAATGCCTGATTATTTACTCGCAAAGGATTTGATTTTGCAGGTGAGTATACTGAGATCTGATACATTTCTTGCTTTAGTCTGCACACGACTGCCTAGtgtgaaattttattttattttcatgtttttttattttccatttcATAGAAGTGATTTTCTCTTTACAGATTATTGGTGAAATATCCGTCTCTGGTGCAACATATAAATCAATGGAATTTGTTGGCTCAACTGTAGAGAGTTTAAGTGTGAGTAATCTCTGGTTTTGTTGCACTGACAAAGTGTAGCTAGTTAGACTTTATCTAGGTTATTAACATTGCATGAGCAGATTTTCTTGGTTGGTTGTGCTGTTTTCTTTTATGTTTAGATGGAAGAAAGGATGA
Coding sequences within it:
- the LOC126676164 gene encoding 3-isopropylmalate dehydratase large subunit, chloroplastic-like isoform X2 — encoded protein: MCSAFPPPAADPFGRCCMQLPLFLKATKKHKHLAVSLQSSLFIMASSTVIPHSSSFISRKDPALSAFSSSSLPFSSIPKCKKSISKKVVSVMAPQQSERMPATTGSVKTAMTMTEKIFARASEKPQLSPGENVWVNVDILMTHDVCGPGSFGIFKREFGQNAKVWDREKIVIIPEHYIFTADERANRNVDILRDFCQEQNIKYFYDIKDRSNFKVNPDYKGVCHVALAQEGHCRPGEVLLGTDSHTCTAGAFGQFATGIGNTDAGFVLGAGKLLLKVPPTLRFVMDGEMPDYLLAKDLILQIIGEISVSGATYKSMEFVGSTVESLSMEERMTLCNMVIEAGGKNGVIPADSTTFKYLEDKTSVPFEPVYSDEKARFLSEYRFDVSKLEPLVAKPQSPDNRALARECKDVKIDRVYIGSCTGGKTEDFMAAAKVFLASGKKVKVPTFLVPATQKVWMDVYSLPVPGSGGKTCSQIFEEAGCDTPASPSCGACLGGPKDTYARMNEPMVCVSTTNRNFPGRMGHKEGQIYLASPYTAAASALTGYVTDPREFLH
- the LOC126676164 gene encoding 3-isopropylmalate dehydratase large subunit, chloroplastic-like isoform X1, with protein sequence MCSAFPPPAADPFGRCCMQLPLFLKATKKHKHLAVSLQSSLFIMASSTVIPHSSSFISRKKDPALSAFSSSSLPFSSIPKCKKSISKKVVSVMAPQQSERMPATTGSVKTAMTMTEKIFARASEKPQLSPGENVWVNVDILMTHDVCGPGSFGIFKREFGQNAKVWDREKIVIIPEHYIFTADERANRNVDILRDFCQEQNIKYFYDIKDRSNFKVNPDYKGVCHVALAQEGHCRPGEVLLGTDSHTCTAGAFGQFATGIGNTDAGFVLGAGKLLLKVPPTLRFVMDGEMPDYLLAKDLILQIIGEISVSGATYKSMEFVGSTVESLSMEERMTLCNMVIEAGGKNGVIPADSTTFKYLEDKTSVPFEPVYSDEKARFLSEYRFDVSKLEPLVAKPQSPDNRALARECKDVKIDRVYIGSCTGGKTEDFMAAAKVFLASGKKVKVPTFLVPATQKVWMDVYSLPVPGSGGKTCSQIFEEAGCDTPASPSCGACLGGPKDTYARMNEPMVCVSTTNRNFPGRMGHKEGQIYLASPYTAAASALTGYVTDPREFLH
- the LOC126676164 gene encoding 3-isopropylmalate dehydratase large subunit, chloroplastic-like isoform X3, producing MCSAFPPPAADPLPLFLKATKKHKHLAVSLQSSLFIMASSTVIPHSSSFISRKKDPALSAFSSSSLPFSSIPKCKKSISKKVVSVMAPQQSERMPATTGSVKTAMTMTEKIFARASEKPQLSPGENVWVNVDILMTHDVCGPGSFGIFKREFGQNAKVWDREKIVIIPEHYIFTADERANRNVDILRDFCQEQNIKYFYDIKDRSNFKVNPDYKGVCHVALAQEGHCRPGEVLLGTDSHTCTAGAFGQFATGIGNTDAGFVLGAGKLLLKVPPTLRFVMDGEMPDYLLAKDLILQIIGEISVSGATYKSMEFVGSTVESLSMEERMTLCNMVIEAGGKNGVIPADSTTFKYLEDKTSVPFEPVYSDEKARFLSEYRFDVSKLEPLVAKPQSPDNRALARECKDVKIDRVYIGSCTGGKTEDFMAAAKVFLASGKKVKVPTFLVPATQKVWMDVYSLPVPGSGGKTCSQIFEEAGCDTPASPSCGACLGGPKDTYARMNEPMVCVSTTNRNFPGRMGHKEGQIYLASPYTAAASALTGYVTDPREFLH
- the LOC126676164 gene encoding 3-isopropylmalate dehydratase large subunit, chloroplastic-like isoform X4, which codes for MQLPLFLKATKKHKHLAVSLQSSLFIMASSTVIPHSSSFISRKKDPALSAFSSSSLPFSSIPKCKKSISKKVVSVMAPQQSERMPATTGSVKTAMTMTEKIFARASEKPQLSPGENVWVNVDILMTHDVCGPGSFGIFKREFGQNAKVWDREKIVIIPEHYIFTADERANRNVDILRDFCQEQNIKYFYDIKDRSNFKVNPDYKGVCHVALAQEGHCRPGEVLLGTDSHTCTAGAFGQFATGIGNTDAGFVLGAGKLLLKVPPTLRFVMDGEMPDYLLAKDLILQIIGEISVSGATYKSMEFVGSTVESLSMEERMTLCNMVIEAGGKNGVIPADSTTFKYLEDKTSVPFEPVYSDEKARFLSEYRFDVSKLEPLVAKPQSPDNRALARECKDVKIDRVYIGSCTGGKTEDFMAAAKVFLASGKKVKVPTFLVPATQKVWMDVYSLPVPGSGGKTCSQIFEEAGCDTPASPSCGACLGGPKDTYARMNEPMVCVSTTNRNFPGRMGHKEGQIYLASPYTAAASALTGYVTDPREFLH
- the LOC126676164 gene encoding 3-isopropylmalate dehydratase large subunit, chloroplastic-like isoform X5 → MASSTVIPHSSSFISRKKDPALSAFSSSSLPFSSIPKCKKSISKKVVSVMAPQQSERMPATTGSVKTAMTMTEKIFARASEKPQLSPGENVWVNVDILMTHDVCGPGSFGIFKREFGQNAKVWDREKIVIIPEHYIFTADERANRNVDILRDFCQEQNIKYFYDIKDRSNFKVNPDYKGVCHVALAQEGHCRPGEVLLGTDSHTCTAGAFGQFATGIGNTDAGFVLGAGKLLLKVPPTLRFVMDGEMPDYLLAKDLILQIIGEISVSGATYKSMEFVGSTVESLSMEERMTLCNMVIEAGGKNGVIPADSTTFKYLEDKTSVPFEPVYSDEKARFLSEYRFDVSKLEPLVAKPQSPDNRALARECKDVKIDRVYIGSCTGGKTEDFMAAAKVFLASGKKVKVPTFLVPATQKVWMDVYSLPVPGSGGKTCSQIFEEAGCDTPASPSCGACLGGPKDTYARMNEPMVCVSTTNRNFPGRMGHKEGQIYLASPYTAAASALTGYVTDPREFLH